A window from Peromyscus eremicus chromosome 1, PerEre_H2_v1, whole genome shotgun sequence encodes these proteins:
- the Bckdk gene encoding 3-methyl-2-oxobutanoate dehydrogenase [lipoamide] kinase, mitochondrial — protein sequence MILTLVLGSGPRRGPSLRPLLGSSLSLRARSTSATDTHHVELARERSKTVTSFYNQSAIDVAAEKPSVRLTPTMMLYSGRSQDGSHLLKSGRYLQQELPVRIAHRIKGFRSLPFIIGCNPTILHVHELYIRAFQKLTDFPPIKDQADEAQYCQLVRQLLDDHKDVVTLLAEGLRESRKHIEDEKLVRYFLDKTLTSRLGIRMLATHHLALHEDKPDFVGIICTRLSPKKIIEKWVDFARRLCEHKYGNAPRVRINGHVAARFPFIPMPLDYILPELLKNAMRATMESHLDTPYNVPDVVITIANNDIDLIIRISDRGGGIAHKDLDRVMDYHFTTAEASTQDPRISPLFGHLDMHSGSQSGPMHGFGFGLPTSRAYAEYLGGSLQLQSLQGIGTDVYLRLRHIDGREESFRI from the exons ATGATATTGACTTTGGTGCTGGGCAGCGGCCCTCGGAGAGGGCCTTCACTTCGGCCCCTCTTAGGGTCCTCACTGTCACTCCGGGCTCGATCAACATCAGCCACCGATACACACCATGTGGAGCTGGCCAGAGAACGCTCCAAGACTGTCACCTCCTTTTACAACCAGTCAGCCATTGACGTGGCAGCAGAGAAG CCCTCGGTCCGCCTCACTCCCACCATGATGCTCTATTCTGGCCGCTCACAGGATGGCAGCCACCTTCTG AAAAGTGGCCGCTACTTACAGCAGGAGTTACCAGTGAGGATCGCTCACCGCATCAAGGGCTTCCGTAGCCTTCCCTTCATCATTGGTTGCAATCCTACCATACTGCATGTG CATGAGCTGTACATCCGGGCCTTCCAGAAGCTGACCGACTTCCCTCCG ATCAAGGACCAGGCCGACGAGGCCCAGTACTGCCAGCTGGTGCGACAGCTGCTGGATGACCACAAGGATGTGGTGACCCTGTTAGCTGAGGGTCTCCGCGAGAGCCGGAAACACATAGAG GATGAAAAGCTGGTCCGGTACTTCTTGGACAAGACTCTGACTTCGAGACTTGGGATCCGCATGCTGGCCACTCACCATCTGGCATTGCATGAAGACAAG CCCGATTTTGTTGGCATTATCTGCACTCGTCTGTCACCCAAGAAGATTATTGAAAAGTGGGTGGATTTTGCCAG ACGCCTGTGTGAGCACAAGTATGGCAATGCCCCTCGAGTCCGCATCAACGGACACGTGGCTGCCCGTTTCCCCTTTATCCCCATGCCGCTGGACTACATCCTGCCTGAGCTGCTCAAGAATGCTATGAG AGCCACAATGGAGAGTCACCTAGATACTCCCTACAATGTTCCAGATGTGGTCATCACCATCGCCAATAACGATATTGATCTCATCATCAG GATTTCAGACCGGGGTGGAGGAATTGCTCACAAAGACCTGGATCGGGTCATGGACTACCACTTCACCACAGCTGAGGCCAGCACCCAGGACCCCCGAATCAGCCCCCTCTTCGGCCACCTGGATATGCACAGTGGCAGCCAGTCAGGACCTATGCATGG CTTTGGCTTCGGGCTGCCCACGTCCAGGGCCTATGCGGAGTATCTCGGTGGCTCCCTGCAGCTACAGTCCCTCCAGGGCATTGGCACAGATGTCTACCTGCGGCTCCGCCACATTGATGGCCGGGAGGAAAGCTTCAGGATCTGA